A genomic region of Oncorhynchus mykiss isolate Arlee chromosome 4, USDA_OmykA_1.1, whole genome shotgun sequence contains the following coding sequences:
- the rfx6 gene encoding DNA-binding protein RFX6, whose product MTVFSPTTLSEADDSNETPSSEEDQDLLEYSKDLAFNQTTPRKSITQIIKDKKKQTHLTLQWLDENYTVCEGVCLPRCILYAHYLDFCRKEKLDPACAATFGKTIRQKFPLLTTRRLGTRGHSKYHYYGIGIKESSAYYNLVYSGKGLTRFSGSKLNNEGGFTRKYSLSSKTGTLLPEFPSPQHLVLQSSISKEKVDTLIVMYKTHCQCILDNAINVNFEEIQNFLMHFWQGMPDHLLPLLENTIIVDIFCVCDSILYKVLTDVLIPATMQEMPESLLADIRNFAKHWEHWMVSSLENLPECLSEKKLQIARRFVSSLKRQTSFLHLAQIARPALFDQNVVNSMVVDIDKVDLNSIGSQALLTISSGDQDSDLYSEYDSITVFQELKDLLKKNATVESFIEWLDTVVEQKVIKPGKQNGRFIKKRAQDFLLKWSFFGARVMHNLTLNNATSFGSFHLIRMLLDEYILLAIETQFNNNKEQDLQNLLDKYMGNADASKAAFTASPSSCFLANRNKPSAVSSDLSVKNESLSEHAYMTLSANHQQAPGANMAIYQGSETDGFCLSGQMDFSQNSGPLMTPPISPAMVNRGSVINQGTMAIRPQSACTTIQPHISCQAFPDTMYQSLPPSRPSYYPTTSNYQAVFRPQTHAQATAYLTRSDSSHYPSFSEQHLAKDYFNSSCAVSPYSSRHTSNYSTVPDPGMETQGVELLDSVGYNFDGSGLNSSGCQESAYSATGHNGYYGNSNYLDSQRLGSMIDQHVSVISSVSSIRSVPVYGEVHDPLNILDDTGRKTAGPYYTESDSLGSHTPGAPPLPSSVSAPCMYGGPAQFHSQDSLLPHRAPSEVRDMMSSLPPINTVFMGSSGGGT is encoded by the exons aTGACAGTTTTCTCCCCCACAACCCTGTCAGAAGCAGATGACAGCAATGAGACCCCATCTTCTGAGGAGGACCAGGACCTCCTGGAGTATTCTAAAGATTTGGCTTTCAACCAGACGACCCCGAGGAAAAGCATCActcagatcatcaaggacaagaaGAAACAGACTCATTTGACCCTTCAATG GCTGGATGAAAACTACACTGTTTGTGAAGGGGTTTGTCTGCCGCGTTGCATCCTGTATGCTCACTACCTAGACTTCTGTAGGAAGGAGAAACTGGATCCAGCCTGTGCTGCTACATTTGGCAag ACAATTAGGCAGAAATTTCCACTTCTTACAACAAGAAGACTTGGGACCCGAGGTCATTCAAA ATATCATTATTATGGGATTGGCATCAAAGAGAGCAGTGCCTATTATAACTTGGTGTACTCAGGAAAAGGCTTGACGAG ATTTTCAGGGAGCAAACTCAACAATGAG GGAGGGTTCACTCGGAAATACTCCCTCAGTTCCAAAACAGGAACTTTGCTTCCAGAATTCCCAAGTCCACAGCATCTAGTGCTTCAAAGTTCCATCTCTAAAGAGAAG GTGGACACGCTCATCGTGATGTACAAAACACATTGTCAGTGCATCCTGGACAATGCCATCAATGTCAACTTCGAAGAG ATACAGAATTTCCTGATGCATTTCTGGCAAGGAATGCCCGACCACCTCTTACCCCTGCTGGAGAACACCATTATCGTGGACatcttctgtgtgtgtgactctatACTATATAAG GTTCTGACAGATGTCCTGATCCCTGCTACGATGCAGGAGATGCCTGAAAG TCTCCTGGCAGACATCCGTAACTTTGCCAAGCACTGGGAACACTGGATGGTGTCTTCTCTGGAAAACCTCCCAGAATGCCTCTCAGAGAAGAAGCTCCAGATCGCACGCAGATTTGTGTCCTCTCTAAAACGTCAGACCTCCTTCTTACACCTTGCCCAG ATTGCAAGACCAGCTCTTTTTGACCAGAATGTGGTGAACTCAATGGTGGTGGATATAGATAAAGTGGATTTGAATAGCATAGGGTCACAAGCCCTTCTCACCATCTCAAGTGGAGACCAAGACTCTGACCTCTACTCTGAAT ATGACTCAATAACAGTGTTCCAAGAGCTGAAAGACCTACTGAAGAAGAATGCCACAGTGGAATCCTTTATCGAGTGGCTGGACACTGTTGTGGAGCAGAAAGTCATTAAG CCTGGGAAGCAGAACGGACGGTTCATAAAGAAGCGAGCTCAGGACTTCCTCCTCAAGTGGAGTTTCTTTGGAGCACGTGTTATGCACAACCTCACATTGAACAACGCCACCAGTTTTG GTTCGTTCCATCTCATCCGCATGCTGCTGGATGAGTATATCCTACTGGCTATTGAGACacaattcaacaacaacaaagaacaAGACCTTCAGAATCTCCTAGATAAGTACATGGGAAATGCAG ATGCCAGCAAGGCGGCATTCACTGCCTCCCCCAGCTCCTGTTTCCTGGCCAACCGTAACAAGCCCAGTGCGGTGTCCAGTGATCTGTCTGTGAAGAACGAGTCCCTCTCAGAACACGCATACATGACcctgtcagccaatcatcagCAGGCTCCGGGAGCAAACATGGCCATCTACCAGGGCTCTGAAACCGATGGATTCTGCCTATCAG GACAAATGGACTTTTCCCAGAACAGTGGCCCTTTGAtgacccctcccatctctccagccATGGTGAACAGGGGCAGTGTCATCAACCAGGGCACCATGGCCATCAGACCCCAGAGCGCCTGCACCACCATCCAGCCCCACATCTCCTGCCAAGCCTTCCCAGATACCATGTACCAGAGCCTCCCTCCCAGCAGACCCAGCTACTACCCCACCACCTCCAACTACCAGGCTGTGTTCAGGCCCCAGACACACGCCCAGGCCACTGCCTACCTCACCCGCTCTGACAGCAGCCACTACCCGTCCTTCAGTGAACAGCACCTGGCCAAAGACTACTTCAACAGCAGCTGTGCAGTGTCCCCCTACAGCTCCAGACACACCTCCAATTACAGCACAGTCCCTGATCCTGGGATGGAGACTCAGGGGGTTGAGCTACTGGACTCTGTAGGATACAACTTTGATGGGAGTGGGTTAAACAGTAGTGGTTGTCAGGAGTCTGCCTACTCAGCAACAGGACACAATG GGTACTACGGAAACAGTAACTACCTGGATAGCCAGAGGCTGGGTTCCATGATAGACCAGCATGTGTCAGTTATCAGCAGTGTGAGCAGTATCCGCTCAGTCCCAGTGTACGGTGAAGTACACGACCCCCTCAACATCCTGGATGACACGGGCAGGAAGACGGCTGGGCCTTACTACACCGAGTCTGACTCACTGGGCTCCCACACACCTGGAG ctcctcccctcccctcctcggTCTCTGCACCCTGCATGTACGGAGGTCCTGCCCAGTTCCACTCCCAGGATTCACTGCTTCCTCACCGGGCACCATCTGAGGTACGGGACATGATGTCATCGCTGCCCCCCATCAACACTGTGTTCATGGGGTCTAGTGGAGGAGGAACGTGA